The Candidatus Obscuribacterales bacterium genome includes the window CCTGAGATTCGCGCCGCCCTTCTCGATGGCCGCGTGGATGTCCTGACCTTTGCCAGTTCCAAAACCGTGAAGTGCTTTGCCCAGCTCACTCAAGATCTGGGGAGCGATCGCTGGGAAAATGTATGTATCGCATCCATTGGCCCGCAAACATCTACCGCTTGTCAGCATTATCTAGGACGTGTGGATCTTGAAGCTCAGGACTACACCTTAGATGGATTAACTCAGGTGATTGTGGCGTGGAGTAAGTCGTTGTTAGGGCATGGAGGTTAGGAGACGTGGCTTCAGAGGGTTAGGGGAACGCAGGTCAGAGCCATAGGCGATCGCGCTCCATCTATGGTTTTTTCAGCTTGGATAGAGTCTCTCGTCGATCGAATGCTGATGGGACTAGTGTGGGACGAGACAGCCCTTCAATCCTAAAAACTGGGAAAGCAGTCTGCACCCAGAATTCGCCCGTTTCTGATGTCCTCTCTGTCCACAGTTTT containing:
- a CDS encoding uroporphyrinogen-III synthase; translated protein: PEIRAALLDGRVDVLTFASSKTVKCFAQLTQDLGSDRWENVCIASIGPQTSTACQHYLGRVDLEAQDYTLDGLTQVIVAWSKSLLGHGG